In the genome of Pseudomonas sp. HS6, one region contains:
- a CDS encoding type II secretion system protein, which translates to MNASQRGFTLIEVVVTLALIGLLAGMAAPLTETLVRRGKEQELRTALYQIRDGIDAYKRAFDAGYIEKSLNSSGYPPNLKALVEGVRDVRSAKGAKFYFLRRIPRDPLVPAKRDDNGGWGLRAYDSSAQNPRDGEDVFDVYSHAKGRGLNGIAYSEW; encoded by the coding sequence CTGGCCCTGATCGGCCTGCTGGCCGGCATGGCCGCGCCGTTGACCGAGACCCTGGTGCGGCGTGGCAAGGAGCAGGAACTGCGCACCGCGCTGTATCAGATCCGCGATGGCATCGACGCCTACAAGCGTGCCTTCGATGCCGGCTACATCGAGAAATCGCTGAACAGCAGCGGTTACCCGCCGAACCTCAAGGCACTGGTGGAAGGCGTGCGCGACGTGCGCAGTGCCAAGGGGGCCAAGTTCTACTTTCTGCGCCGGATACCCCGCGATCCGCTGGTGCCGGCCAAGCGTGACGACAACGGCGGTTGGGGCCTGCGGGCCTACGACAGTTCAGCCCAGAACCCGCGCGATGGCGAAGACGTGTTCGACGTCTACTCCCACGCCAAGGGCCGTGGCCTCAACGGCATCGCTTACAGCGAGTGGTGA
- a CDS encoding type II secretion system protein has translation MRREKGFTLLELMVVMAIIATLMTIALPRYFNSLEASKETTLHQSLSAMREALDHYYGDTGRYPDSIEQLVEQRYLRNAPLDPITERNDQWVLVAPPEGVAGGVADIKSGATGRARDGSQYSEW, from the coding sequence ATGCGCCGGGAAAAGGGTTTTACCTTGCTCGAACTGATGGTGGTGATGGCGATCATCGCGACCCTGATGACCATCGCCTTGCCACGCTACTTCAACAGTCTCGAAGCCTCGAAAGAGACCACGTTGCACCAGAGCCTGTCGGCTATGCGCGAGGCGCTGGATCACTACTACGGCGACACCGGGCGTTATCCCGATTCCATCGAGCAACTGGTCGAACAGCGTTACCTGCGCAATGCGCCACTGGACCCGATCACTGAGCGCAATGACCAGTGGGTGCTGGTCGCGCCGCCGGAAGGTGTGGCGGGTGGCGTGGCCGATATCAAGAGCGGTGCTACCGGGAGGGCGCGTGATGGCAGCCAGTATTCCGAGTGGTAA
- a CDS encoding type II secretion system protein, with translation MAASIPSGKRAEQGGFTYLGVLFLIVIMGMGLASAGELWSTVSRRDREKQLLWVGTQYAQALRSYYRSSPGLAQYPKELADLLDDQRFPEARHHLRQLYPDPIGGGEWALQRGFDGRITGINSPSTEVPLKQADFPSQWSDFEGMQRYSDWQFVAEKAFLDGTGPGNGSPVKGQSALPQALQP, from the coding sequence ATGGCAGCCAGTATTCCGAGTGGTAAGCGCGCGGAGCAGGGCGGGTTCACCTACCTGGGCGTGCTGTTCCTGATCGTGATCATGGGCATGGGCCTGGCCAGTGCCGGCGAGTTGTGGTCGACGGTTTCGCGGCGTGATCGCGAGAAGCAACTGCTGTGGGTCGGCACCCAGTACGCCCAGGCGCTGCGCAGCTACTACCGCAGTTCGCCGGGGTTGGCGCAGTACCCGAAAGAACTCGCTGACTTGCTCGACGACCAGCGTTTTCCAGAAGCCCGGCATCACCTGCGTCAGCTCTACCCTGACCCGATTGGCGGCGGCGAATGGGCGCTGCAACGGGGCTTCGACGGACGCATCACCGGGATCAACAGTCCGTCCACCGAGGTGCCGTTGAAGCAGGCGGACTTCCCGTCGCAATGGTCGGACTTTGAAGGCATGCAGCGTTATTCGGACTGGCAGTTCGTCGCTGAAAAAGCCTTTCTCGATGGCACCGGCCCTGGCAACGGGTCCCCGGTCAAAGGCCAGTCGGCCTTGCCGCAGGCGTTGCAGCCATGA
- the csgE gene encoding curli production assembly/transport protein CsgE produces the protein MSRQWWCALIFAAVASFASAAEEDEMMGFIVDDTISHIGHDFYYSFSERLRDTSPMDFNLVVRERPDARWGSLVTVEYQQRLVYRRFLPPNTVELKDEAYEAADSVRLEVVRRKLEALLQDTTDLEKDEL, from the coding sequence ATGAGCCGGCAATGGTGGTGCGCGTTGATCTTCGCTGCCGTGGCGTCTTTCGCCAGCGCCGCCGAGGAAGACGAAATGATGGGTTTCATCGTCGACGACACGATCTCGCACATCGGCCACGACTTTTACTACTCGTTCAGCGAACGCCTGCGCGACACCAGTCCGATGGATTTCAACCTGGTGGTGCGCGAGCGCCCCGATGCGCGCTGGGGCAGCCTGGTGACCGTGGAATATCAGCAACGCCTGGTGTATCGGCGCTTCCTGCCGCCGAACACCGTAGAACTGAAGGACGAGGCCTACGAGGCCGCCGACTCGGTTCGACTGGAGGTCGTCCGGCGCAAGCTGGAAGCCTTGTTGCAGGACACCACCGACCTTGAGAAGGACGAACTATGA
- a CDS encoding curli assembly protein CsgF → MNTTTFSRRRGFWISGLLIGLASAAGVQATELVYTPVNPSFGGNPLNGTWLLNNAQAQNDFDDPDLKKRTTVAGTSALERFTSQLQSRLLGQLLDNISTGNTGSLSTDAFIVNVVDDSGALTIEVTDRASGEVSEIKVNGLNP, encoded by the coding sequence ATGAACACGACAACGTTCTCACGGCGCCGCGGATTCTGGATCTCGGGGTTGTTGATCGGGCTTGCCAGCGCCGCCGGCGTCCAGGCCACCGAACTGGTCTACACGCCGGTCAACCCGTCGTTCGGCGGCAACCCGCTCAACGGCACCTGGCTGCTCAACAACGCCCAGGCGCAAAACGATTTCGATGATCCGGACCTCAAGAAACGTACGACTGTGGCCGGCACTTCGGCGCTCGAACGTTTCACCAGTCAATTGCAGTCGCGGTTGCTAGGGCAACTGCTGGACAACATCTCCACCGGCAACACGGGGAGCCTGTCCACCGACGCTTTTATCGTCAACGTCGTCGATGACTCGGGGGCACTCACGATTGAAGTGACCGACCGAGCGAGCGGCGAGGTTTCTGAAATCAAGGTGAACGGCCTCAACCCATGA
- a CDS encoding CsgG/HfaB family protein, giving the protein MKKIIALGLMLAALQGCGLREPMPAEQDTDTPTLTPRASTYYDLLKMPRPKGRLMAVVYGFRDQTGQYKPTPASSFSTSVTQGAASMLMDAMQASGWFVVLEREGLQNLLTERKIIRASQKKPNTPVNIQGELPPLQAANMMLEGGIIAYDTNVRSGGEGARYLGIDLSREYRVDQVTVNLRAVDVRSGQVLANVMTSKTIYSVARSAGIFKFIEFKKLLEAEVGYTTNEPAQLCVLSAIEAAVGHMVAQGIERHLWQVAGDASTPGQDDVLNRYLTQNKVDPDAE; this is encoded by the coding sequence ATGAAAAAAATAATAGCGCTAGGGCTGATGTTGGCGGCATTACAAGGGTGTGGTCTGCGTGAGCCGATGCCGGCCGAGCAGGACACCGACACTCCGACCCTGACCCCCAGGGCCTCGACCTACTACGACTTGCTGAAAATGCCTCGACCCAAGGGCCGTTTGATGGCGGTGGTGTACGGCTTCCGTGACCAGACCGGGCAGTACAAACCGACTCCGGCGAGTTCATTTTCCACCAGTGTCACCCAGGGCGCGGCGTCGATGTTGATGGACGCGATGCAGGCCAGCGGCTGGTTTGTGGTGCTCGAACGCGAGGGGCTGCAGAACCTGCTGACTGAACGCAAGATCATTCGTGCGTCGCAGAAGAAACCCAATACGCCGGTGAACATCCAGGGTGAGCTGCCACCGTTGCAGGCGGCGAACATGATGCTTGAGGGCGGGATCATTGCTTACGACACCAACGTGCGCAGCGGTGGGGAAGGGGCGCGGTATTTGGGGATCGATTTGTCCCGTGAATACCGGGTTGACCAGGTGACTGTGAATTTGCGTGCGGTGGATGTTCGTAGCGGGCAGGTGTTGGCGAATGTCATGACCAGTAAGACGATTTATTCGGTGGCGCGCAGTGCGGGGATTTTCAAGTTTATCGAGTTCAAGAAGTTGCTTGAGGCTGAGGTCGGGTATACGACTAATGAGCCGGCGCAGTTGTGTGTGCTTTCGGCGATTGAGGCGGCGGTGGGGCATATGGTGGCGCAGGGGATTGAGCGGCATCTTTGGCAGGTGGCGGGGGATGCTTCTACGCCTGGGCAGGATGATGTCTTGAATCGCTATTTGACTCAGAACAAGGTGGATCCGGATGCGGAGTGA
- a CDS encoding antitoxin, with translation MDPLISTIVSDFESEEQAASYDRWFLAEVQASIDDPRPSISHEQVLAEISALMEEQRRKYEAR, from the coding sequence ATGGATCCCCTGATCTCCACAATCGTTTCAGACTTCGAAAGTGAAGAGCAGGCCGCCAGCTACGACCGCTGGTTCCTTGCCGAAGTCCAAGCGTCAATCGATGATCCAAGGCCCAGCATTTCGCATGAACAGGTGCTGGCTGAAATCTCGGCCCTCATGGAGGAGCAACGAAGAAAGTATGAGGCGAGGTGA
- a CDS encoding type II toxin-antitoxin system RelE/ParE family toxin, translating to MQVEWQPEARAELLHILDYISDRNFKAANKLSNAIEAATIIVAKHPHLYRVGRTPGTREMVVHPNYLLIYQAVGRINILGVVHARQEYL from the coding sequence ATGCAGGTTGAGTGGCAGCCCGAAGCTCGGGCTGAACTCCTGCACATTCTTGACTACATCAGTGACCGTAATTTCAAAGCGGCTAACAAGCTTTCAAACGCTATTGAAGCCGCCACGATTATCGTTGCCAAACATCCACACCTCTATCGAGTGGGGCGAACTCCCGGCACTCGTGAGATGGTGGTACATCCCAACTACCTGCTCATTTACCAAGCGGTGGGCCGGATAAATATTCTGGGCGTTGTGCACGCACGTCAGGAATATCTGTGA
- a CDS encoding antitoxin yields the protein MIDPSLIDPLCPVVSDLGPEEQAASYDRWLIAKIQASMNDPRPSIPNDQVMAEMHALMEAKRKKYDAG from the coding sequence ATGATCGACCCGTCTTTGATCGACCCACTGTGCCCGGTTGTTTCGGATCTTGGTCCCGAGGAGCAGGCTGCGAGTTATGACCGTTGGTTGATCGCCAAAATACAAGCCTCCATGAATGACCCACGTCCGAGCATTCCTAATGATCAGGTGATGGCCGAAATGCATGCCCTGATGGAAGCAAAGCGTAAAAAATACGATGCAGGTTGA
- a CDS encoding curlin: MFKLTPLTAAILVMFSAQAMADDSLSTQSQVGTANIADVKQTQAPFSSATQTQLGQGNDAAAVQDTASSVITQDAVGDYNAAYAEQLYEDNGTITQQQVGAFNTTHASQSLGFGSPNTVLQQQQGTGNFSFVYQDSQNGSEGKTFQFGDSNEANIEQLYEGSGNSSVITQYGTANYGTAEQVTHNGGQIGINQAGENNYGYADQRNGTGGNITINQFGNLNGSEIWQDTQLASQATVNQYGDSNETVVDQSFGENNTAAVTQVGNTNAIYADQFESVNSTLSLYQVGNGNVHYTYQSGDGHTLNATSVGNDNKVYASNWKGPQHGGQFGSNQRATINQAGNGNIASFTQDGVGHTMTTHQTGTGNKTTVSQADSYNELYFDQNGSDNILISDQRGTTNLAQGTSNGTGNSTEFDQSGTGNQAYTAQLYGSDNMITVKQADTMNVAYVTQGGTGNIANVDQSGMTQTANIQQFGSANQATVLQQ; encoded by the coding sequence ATGTTCAAACTGACGCCCCTCACCGCCGCCATCCTGGTCATGTTCAGTGCCCAGGCCATGGCCGACGACAGCCTGTCCACCCAGAGCCAGGTCGGTACTGCCAACATCGCCGATGTGAAGCAGACCCAGGCCCCGTTCAGCAGCGCCACCCAGACCCAACTCGGCCAGGGCAACGACGCCGCCGCCGTGCAAGACACCGCCAGCAGCGTCATCACCCAGGACGCGGTCGGCGACTACAACGCCGCGTATGCCGAACAACTTTACGAAGACAATGGCACCATCACCCAACAACAGGTCGGCGCCTTCAACACCACCCACGCCAGCCAGTCGCTGGGCTTCGGCTCACCCAACACCGTCCTGCAACAGCAGCAAGGCACCGGCAACTTCTCGTTCGTCTACCAGGACTCGCAGAACGGCAGCGAAGGCAAGACCTTCCAGTTCGGCGACAGCAACGAAGCCAACATCGAGCAACTGTACGAAGGCAGCGGCAACAGCTCGGTGATCACCCAATACGGCACCGCCAACTACGGCACCGCCGAACAGGTCACCCACAACGGCGGGCAGATCGGCATCAACCAGGCCGGCGAAAACAACTACGGCTACGCCGACCAGCGCAACGGCACCGGCGGCAACATCACCATCAACCAGTTCGGCAACCTCAACGGCAGCGAAATCTGGCAGGACACCCAACTGGCCAGCCAGGCCACCGTCAACCAATACGGCGACAGCAACGAAACCGTGGTCGACCAGAGCTTCGGCGAAAACAACACTGCCGCCGTCACCCAGGTCGGCAACACCAACGCCATCTACGCCGACCAGTTCGAGTCGGTCAACTCGACGCTGTCGCTCTATCAAGTCGGCAACGGCAACGTGCACTACACCTACCAGAGCGGCGACGGTCACACACTCAACGCCACCTCCGTGGGCAACGACAACAAGGTCTACGCCAGCAACTGGAAAGGCCCGCAACACGGCGGCCAGTTCGGCAGCAACCAGCGTGCGACGATCAATCAGGCGGGTAACGGCAACATCGCCAGCTTCACCCAGGATGGCGTCGGCCACACCATGACCACCCACCAGACTGGCACCGGCAACAAAACTACAGTCAGCCAGGCTGATTCCTACAACGAGCTGTACTTCGACCAGAACGGCAGCGACAACATCCTGATCTCCGATCAACGCGGCACCACCAACCTGGCCCAAGGCACCTCGAACGGCACTGGCAACAGCACCGAGTTCGACCAGTCCGGCACCGGCAACCAGGCGTACACCGCGCAGCTGTATGGCAGCGACAACATGATCACCGTGAAACAGGCTGACACCATGAACGTGGCGTACGTGACCCAGGGCGGGACGGGGAACATTGCTAATGTGGATCAGAGCGGGATGACGCAGACGGCGAATATTCAACAGTTTGGGTCGGCTAACCAGGCGACGGTGTTGCAGCAGTAA
- a CDS encoding curlin, with protein sequence MNTPTAALLCLLALCGSAGVRADDLMENDDLAPNSADLGELPPPVGQQALIDQNGQANLALLSQNGQSLLGNIVQSGSNQEAYILQQGSDLMALITQNGSGNAASITQNGSHNRAQISQNGNNNDASIEQAGTGLQSAVTQSGNGMSVSVKQYR encoded by the coding sequence ATGAACACGCCGACCGCCGCCCTGCTTTGCCTGCTCGCCCTGTGCGGCAGTGCGGGTGTGCGCGCCGACGACCTGATGGAAAACGATGACTTGGCGCCCAACAGCGCCGATCTCGGCGAACTGCCGCCCCCTGTGGGCCAGCAAGCCCTGATCGACCAGAACGGCCAGGCCAACCTCGCGCTGCTCTCGCAGAACGGTCAGTCGCTGCTTGGAAACATCGTGCAGTCGGGCAGCAATCAGGAAGCGTACATCCTTCAGCAAGGCAGCGACCTGATGGCGTTGATCACGCAAAACGGTTCCGGCAACGCCGCATCGATCACACAAAACGGCAGCCACAACCGCGCGCAGATTTCGCAAAACGGCAACAACAACGACGCCAGCATCGAGCAGGCCGGCACGGGGCTGCAAAGCGCCGTGACCCAGTCGGGCAACGGCATGAGCGTTTCGGTCAAGCAATATCGCTAA
- a CDS encoding Ig-like domain-containing protein has product MNKWPRFALNALGLTISLTGSAFAQLAAVDPGPYTFATGKFPMWYQDNNLLSMELCQSRAASSRVPAATPPAYMCTLLPEPGIFDDTLPMVFPDNWPPEAFWFLAETNIPNNGAGFGMDAYVAGVEAAFASENPIDGDQQSFARIRIRVNVPVAGTYTITHPYGVETVTVTTPGRRAINITKDVGIGAPGNFSGALNGAIGPFLRSINGPYTEVNPDSGSVETFVGDPNLTEAVTGSPFNTNFVRIDGPSGAGSIQTTLFTVAGKVLDNRQQTHVALDRATYRRTSAGVRTEVFAKSDSSSTLCFRETLALLPGPPKTPCQTSLLGDNNGLFFGQRLGNGTLPSVVVVTATNPAGTTRPTSVSAKLTDVVKIQTARYSWANHSLLIEATSTDEVAVPDMVAQGYGRLSKTGTLQKITVADLTQPPATVTVKSAAGGSDTEPVVVVGNAPDTGENQAPLSVADTGSTSFGVPITLNVLTNDNDPDGNVPLTITALTQPAAGQGTVALNGTTSVVYTPPAVVNAPLTTTFTYKAQDSKGLASVNPATVTISVAPNRPPTAVADSVATLGVAIPINVLANDTDPEGNTPLGVASLTQPPAGRGTVSTDGTVITYTPPATVTTAFTTTFTYIARDSFGALSTPATVTVQVSPRPAAETFTITTSTVQARSGNRFNWDFAGTSSVTTGNTITVQVTTPTGLVTLGTTTVPVTGRWRLTLNNTTVVPSANPTATIRSSQGTVRTISVTTL; this is encoded by the coding sequence ATGAACAAGTGGCCACGCTTCGCGCTCAACGCGCTCGGGCTGACAATCTCGCTGACCGGCAGTGCGTTCGCGCAACTGGCCGCCGTCGACCCCGGCCCCTACACCTTCGCCACCGGGAAATTCCCGATGTGGTATCAGGACAACAACCTGCTGTCGATGGAGCTCTGCCAGTCGCGCGCCGCCAGCTCGCGAGTGCCGGCCGCCACCCCGCCGGCGTACATGTGCACCCTGCTGCCCGAGCCGGGGATTTTTGACGACACACTGCCAATGGTGTTCCCCGACAACTGGCCGCCGGAAGCCTTCTGGTTCCTGGCTGAAACCAATATCCCCAACAACGGCGCCGGTTTTGGTATGGACGCCTACGTCGCCGGGGTAGAAGCGGCCTTCGCCTCGGAAAACCCGATCGATGGCGACCAGCAAAGCTTTGCGCGGATCCGTATCCGGGTGAACGTCCCCGTGGCCGGCACCTACACCATCACCCACCCCTATGGCGTGGAAACAGTCACCGTCACCACGCCGGGCCGGCGGGCGATCAACATCACCAAGGACGTCGGCATCGGCGCCCCGGGCAATTTCAGCGGCGCGCTCAACGGTGCCATCGGACCGTTCCTGCGCAGCATCAACGGCCCGTACACCGAAGTGAACCCGGACAGTGGCAGCGTCGAAACCTTCGTCGGTGACCCGAACCTCACCGAAGCCGTGACCGGCAGCCCGTTCAACACCAACTTCGTGCGGATCGACGGTCCCTCGGGCGCGGGCTCGATTCAGACCACGCTGTTCACCGTCGCCGGCAAGGTCCTCGACAACCGTCAACAGACCCACGTAGCCCTCGATCGCGCGACCTATCGCCGGACGTCGGCCGGCGTGCGTACCGAAGTGTTCGCCAAGTCTGACAGCAGCTCGACCCTGTGCTTCCGCGAAACCCTGGCGCTGCTGCCAGGACCGCCGAAAACGCCGTGCCAGACCAGCCTGTTGGGTGACAACAACGGCCTGTTCTTCGGCCAGCGCCTGGGCAACGGCACCTTGCCGTCGGTGGTGGTCGTGACCGCCACCAATCCGGCCGGCACCACCCGTCCAACCTCGGTCTCGGCGAAGCTCACCGACGTGGTGAAAATCCAGACCGCCCGCTACAGCTGGGCCAACCACAGCCTGCTGATTGAGGCCACGTCGACCGATGAAGTCGCCGTACCGGACATGGTTGCCCAAGGTTACGGACGCCTGTCGAAAACCGGCACTCTGCAAAAAATCACCGTCGCCGACCTGACCCAGCCACCGGCCACCGTCACGGTCAAATCCGCCGCCGGCGGCAGCGACACCGAGCCGGTGGTAGTCGTCGGCAACGCACCGGACACCGGTGAAAACCAGGCGCCGCTGTCCGTCGCCGACACCGGCAGCACCAGCTTCGGCGTGCCGATCACCCTCAACGTGCTGACCAACGACAACGACCCGGACGGCAACGTACCGCTGACCATCACCGCGCTGACTCAACCGGCGGCCGGTCAGGGCACCGTCGCCCTGAATGGCACCACGTCAGTGGTCTACACCCCACCAGCCGTGGTCAACGCACCGCTGACCACGACCTTCACCTACAAAGCTCAGGACAGCAAAGGCCTGGCCTCGGTGAACCCGGCCACGGTGACCATCAGCGTGGCGCCGAACCGGCCACCGACCGCCGTCGCCGACAGCGTCGCAACACTGGGCGTGGCGATCCCGATCAACGTGCTGGCCAACGACACCGATCCGGAAGGCAACACGCCGCTGGGCGTCGCCAGCCTGACCCAACCGCCGGCAGGACGCGGCACGGTCAGCACTGACGGCACGGTGATCACCTACACCCCACCGGCCACCGTGACCACCGCGTTCACCACGACCTTCACCTACATCGCCCGGGACAGCTTCGGCGCCCTGTCGACGCCGGCCACGGTCACCGTGCAAGTGTCGCCACGGCCAGCGGCGGAAACCTTCACGATCACCACCTCGACCGTGCAGGCCCGTTCCGGCAACCGCTTCAACTGGGACTTCGCCGGCACCTCGTCCGTGACCACCGGCAACACCATCACCGTGCAGGTCACCACCCCGACCGGGCTGGTCACCCTCGGCACGACGACGGTACCGGTCACCGGACGCTGGCGGTTGACGCTGAACAACACGACGGTGGTGCCATCGGCCAACCCGACCGCCACCATCCGTTCGTCCCAAGGCACCGTGCGCACCATCTCGGTGACCACCCTCTGA
- a CDS encoding ATP-binding protein has translation MNMQSKSLPVEESSLRLGLRKQPFNLLRWFSLISMAVIGTVAVALGTVSTRFVIEESVQRDALLTAQFIQAIASAEVRHVSIPNIRTMGELLDPRQDNDFPDVDPRARASARGEFLDHIEHLPDVILANVYSPDRLVIWSTNPALTGTRIHADDDLDRAFNEKIPVSASYHDVDKGREEQKFVVPPDYIFIENYIPLFDADGKNVTAMVEIYKEPKDLIARMERGLTLIWLATALGGGLIYLGLYWIVRRAAILLAAQQKQLIANETFVALGEMSSAVAHSLRNPLATIRSSAELALEFDAGPAQKNIKDIIGQVDRMSKWVRELLQSLRPLNDEPEPVNLVAALHESLVAFEQQIAKAGVQVVFHPQQTPMVLSQPVQLTQILNSLLANALEAMDKGGTLTITLEPTDNRGVSVMLSDTGKGMNEEQRSMAFRPFFTTKQGGLGVGLVLVKRIMERFGGGVTLDSREGEGTTVRLAFQLIQ, from the coding sequence ATGAACATGCAGTCAAAATCGCTACCGGTCGAGGAGAGCAGCCTGCGCCTGGGTTTGCGCAAGCAGCCGTTCAATCTGCTGCGCTGGTTTTCATTGATCAGTATGGCGGTGATCGGCACGGTGGCCGTGGCGCTCGGGACGGTGTCGACGCGTTTCGTGATTGAAGAGAGCGTGCAGCGTGATGCCTTGCTGACCGCGCAGTTCATTCAGGCCATCGCGTCGGCAGAGGTGCGTCACGTCTCGATCCCCAATATCCGCACCATGGGCGAGTTGCTCGACCCGCGTCAGGACAACGACTTTCCCGATGTCGACCCCAGGGCACGGGCCAGCGCCCGGGGTGAATTTCTCGATCACATCGAGCATTTGCCCGATGTGATCCTCGCCAATGTCTACTCGCCGGATCGCCTGGTGATCTGGTCGACCAACCCGGCGCTGACCGGCACGCGGATTCATGCCGATGACGATCTCGACCGGGCGTTCAATGAAAAGATTCCGGTTTCGGCCAGTTATCACGACGTCGACAAGGGCCGTGAAGAACAGAAGTTCGTGGTGCCGCCGGATTACATCTTTATCGAAAACTACATCCCGCTGTTCGACGCCGATGGCAAGAACGTCACGGCGATGGTCGAGATCTACAAGGAACCCAAAGACCTGATCGCCCGCATGGAGCGCGGCCTGACCCTGATCTGGCTGGCCACCGCGCTGGGCGGCGGGCTGATCTATCTGGGGTTGTACTGGATCGTGCGCCGGGCGGCGATTCTGTTGGCGGCGCAACAAAAGCAACTGATTGCCAATGAAACCTTTGTCGCGCTGGGTGAGATGTCCTCGGCGGTGGCGCACAGTTTGCGCAATCCGTTGGCGACCATCCGCTCCAGCGCCGAATTGGCCCTGGAGTTCGATGCGGGGCCGGCGCAGAAGAACATCAAGGACATCATCGGCCAGGTCGATCGCATGTCGAAGTGGGTGCGCGAACTGCTCCAGTCGCTGCGACCGCTCAACGACGAACCGGAGCCGGTGAACCTTGTGGCGGCGCTGCATGAAAGTCTGGTCGCGTTCGAGCAACAGATCGCCAAGGCCGGTGTGCAGGTGGTGTTTCATCCGCAGCAGACACCGATGGTGCTGAGCCAACCGGTGCAACTGACGCAAATTCTCAACAGCCTGCTGGCCAACGCCTTGGAGGCCATGGACAAGGGTGGCACGCTGACCATTACGCTGGAGCCCACGGATAATCGCGGCGTCAGCGTCATGCTCAGCGACACCGGCAAAGGCATGAACGAGGAACAGCGCAGCATGGCCTTCCGGCCGTTCTTCACCACCAAGCAGGGAGGGCTCGGTGTGGGGCTGGTGCTGGTCAAGCGGATCATGGAGCGTTTCGGCGGCGGCGTGACCCTGGACAGTCGCGAAGGCGAGGGCACCACCGTTCGTCTGGCGTTTCAACTCATCCAGTAA